In Tripterygium wilfordii isolate XIE 37 chromosome 17, ASM1340144v1, whole genome shotgun sequence, the genomic window TTTCGCAGCTCCTACAGCAATTTTCACTCGCTGTGCCCACAACAAGACAGGACCAGGTTGTGCACCTTTAACACCTTTCTTTCCtgcatatacaatatatattcaacataaatAAACAGATATCACTTTAGAGCattaaacacaaaaataaaatcatagcAAAACTGCATGTTAAGAGCACAAAGTAAAATACCATAACCATATTCCGCAGACATTGTAAAGTATTACCGCACTTTGCcttaaaacaaaataacatgattatatatatatatatattttgtgtgtGTCCTTTCCTGCAACAAACTACTTTAAAAAAAACTGTGTTCTTAAATGCCCTTTTTGAGAAGGTAAAACTTCATCTGGCTTATATGTATTTCACAAGCAACAAGCTAATGAATTTCAATTGTAGTCGGCTTACCCTCACTTGGGTATAAAATCAAGCATCCCATTCAGGATTAGAAAGACCACTCACGTATACAGATACAGTGAAAAGGGCAATTCACATTTTTCCCTCAAACATTTAAAAACACTGATAATGACCGGATTGGAAAATATTTCAGATTACATACAAAGTCTACTTTATTTAAGCATATAAAGTTAGCAATTTTGTGAATTACAATTTCAAAGCAAGAAAAAATATCACTAAGCTTTAAACCACACAAAATTGAAGCGTGATCTCGCTTACCATGAAGAATATCATGAAGAGATCCATTAGACGCAAATTCATAGGCAAGTACACGAGAACCCCCTTCGACAGAGTATCCAAGCAattgaacaaaattttcatgCTTCAGCCTAGATACCATGGATACCTGTAAATTTTTACCTCAGCTGATATATACTACAGAAGATATGAAGTAAAATTCAATAAACTGATAGTTTCTATTACAACTAGACCTGTGCCAAAAATTCATCATCAGGCTGTTTGCTAGCATCTAGCTTTTTGATTGCTGCCGCCTGCCCACTTTTAAGAACCCCATGATATACTCTCCCATATGAGCCCTCTCCAATCAAAGCAGGTGTCCCGAAATTGTCTGTAATTTCCCTCAGTTCATCCACTGGTAGTGCTGGGACTTCAATAGGCTGGATTTTCACAGCTTGAGCACCCTTTGATGCAGCTTCCGAAGTATGATAACCTCCATCATTTCCTTCAAGAGTAATTAACTCAAATTATATTGACACTatcgaaacaaggcacgaaggacAAAGCAAaggaaaaccaaaaataaatactaataatGGCCTTATATTGCAGatcaggaaaggaaaaaaaaaagcgggGGGAAGAAACGAAGGAAGAGAAGGATTACATGTATGCTAAACCTAGAAGTAAACATCATTCAACATTTCAACGTGGCCAAACTTTATCTCGCTATATTAATTAGCAGAAAAATGACATTGTTCTTTGACTATTCGATGAAATCCAGCTTTAATTTGATCCAGGCACCTAAATTACCTGCTGAATTTTTGAACATGTATTGCCCTCCATTGTCAGCAGTTTTGTGCACATCATCGTCTGCACAACAGCTGAAGCAGCTCATGATTCAACCCTTAAGAAATGCCCCTTTCTGACTATTGAGAATATAtaattcaaaattatcaaaagaaGTTCTTTGAAACTTCCACAAATAGAAATTAAGCAAACAAAAGAAGACAGCTTGAACAGAAGAGAATCACCTAAGCATAAAAGCACATCAGAACTCAAAGAAAGATGTTGAAAAATACTTCCATAAGTCAAAGTCAAACAACACGCGATACAGGCAGCATGTtcagagattaaaaaaaaagagtgaaaattGGGTATCAAAAGTTGGCCCAGATGACATCAGTTATAACCATGAAATACGACACTCTCTACTTTACATTAAAAGGCTCACATTATAAAATTTGGAATCGAAATCATGGAACTTCTTAATCCTGTGACGAAGCCTGTTACCAGCAGCAAAAACTTTTTGCAGTCCTTACAATCTTAAAGGACGAGAATAAGAACTAGTATGCTCAGATAAATGCACCTAACCTTCAAATAAATTTCTTATACAATTCAGCATTGGAAAAGTAACAATTAGCACATGATAGCATAAAAACGAGCACTCAGGACGTTCCACTGCACATGTACTCATACACCAAATTATAACGGACAGAGAAAAAACTGTGCAGGTAAACAGAAAAAATACTGAAATTTATACTTTCCAGAAAAAGGAACTAAGAAAGTAGCACGAAGAATGCACTATTTTCTAGTTCAAAACTACACAACAAATGCCTAGCTCACTATCCAGTAATAAGATCAAACCAATTCCACCAACTAGGAGCATTCGATAATCAATAAGCTACGGAAACTTCAAATGGAAATGAGCCTTGAGGTCGCGTAATCAGATAGATCAAATCATATTGATTGACTTAATCAAAAATTAACAACGAAATCAAGTTCCAAACACGCATGGACCAAGTTTAAAGAGCATGAGAGATCGATCCGTACATGAAACTATGAAGCAACGCTTGAACCGCAGTAGAAGCTGTAACTCAGAGAGTGTGAAAGCGGCAGAAGGTGCGCGCTGGAGGATTGCGTGGGATTAAGCGTGTGAGAGATAAGAGGCTTGACTTGGTTGGGGGAGGATTGAATGAATTTATTACAGGGAAGGATTTTTCGGCCAAAGCTAGCCAGACTTGACAGCTTGACCCCCCGCGGCCTACTTTGATTTTGCCGGTTTTGATTCCACGCGCTTGAGTTGAGATATACACGTGGTCAACTATGATTCGTTAACCTTTAACTGTCTTCTCTAAAAGTCAAGTTGTCAACGGcttttatttatcatttttattgGATTTAAGAACATGTGTTTCTTTTGAAATTGATCGATGAAATGTATGCACTATGCACCCTCCATGAAAAGTCAAGTTGGGATTATGGTCAAAATTAAAACAGCCAAGCCAAGAAATAAgtgaatgatttttttaatggataGATGTCGCTTCACGTGCAATACAAAAGGTCTATATAAGGTCCGTTTAGtagataatttattttttaacatatattataaataatttatgttgataaaaaataataagagaTATAGTTTTTTAAATGTTGGTAAgtatttgattgtattttttgttgatatCAGGGGCGGTATTAGGAGGGATTACACTAAGCTGTAGTCCCCCAAatatttgataagaaaaaaaatacttatacaTAGTTATACAACTTCACACCTAAATGTACACTTAACCACCAGAATGAAAAAAACACATTTCATAAAAACTACACTAGGCTTGCTTAATTGACGAGTTTCGTCTCCTCCTCTCTTTTGCTGGTGCGACTTGCAAGTGTGTAACCATGTTCGTGTTGCTTCATAAGTTTGTCACAAGACTCAACTCTCAGTAAGCCTAAATATCTAATCAACTCATCTCAGTAACCTTTGTTGTCAATTAAATTGATGTAATGTTGTACATAAAGAAAAATTTTGGGGGCAACGCTCCCGAACCCCCATCAACTCTTAGTAGCCCCCTAATATCAATTCCTGATTCAGGCCCTGATTGGTAGCATATTCGTATTAAAATTGTTATGGTAAATTACGTGTCGGATAAGTGAtcaaagaggaagagagaacaGTAAGAAGAAGCTAATGGTATTTAGGGTAGCACAATGAAAGGTTGAGGGTAGTTTAGGGAGAACATATCAAATGTTAgaaaattgtctcaaaattatcaatttaacaaCAATTTGAGAATGACAATTATATTATTGTAAAATTGGGTGTGATGATTGggccaagttgagttcaaaatccAGACCCTTATTTGGGCCATACTCGAGGTCTAACCTGGTTCACGCTGAAATAGAGGTAATCATGGGCCGGGCTACCCGACGCAGCCCTCTCAGTGTACATTTAGAGGGTTTGGTCGCCATTTTAGGCCCACGGGCCAGGGTTGGGCTCAAGAACTTGGGTTTGGTGTCTTTAGGCTTAAAGTATGGCTTGACCGAACCCGAAATTTTAAAGTATATCATATTTTCATGTATGAACTGGGCCTGGGAACAAAGTTGGCCTGAATTTCGGGGCCGGGCTCAGGCTTGGGTATCGGCCCGAGCCCAAGAATGATCACCTCAACGTTCTGCACATGCATGCTAAAGGACAAGGACAACAAAATTATTGGAACAAATCATACGACTAGATTTCTGTCCGTTGCTTAAGctaataatttcattaattCCGACCAATGCAAAGATTGACTCCATTAATTTATGATTATCAATTATAAACTTGTTAGCTATAATAGTTTAGGAAGAATCATACAATTATACGTCCAAACATCGCGAGAAATATATTATTAGACTTCTTGTCGTAACATATGATTATTGTTGTATTAGTTTTGaagaaagatttttttttttgttgttaatcATTCAAGAAAGATGGTTGGTTGGAAGGAATCCATTCAAGATCAGACAAAAGAGTTTTGCGCTCGAGCGAGAAGTCTTGCGCCCGAGCGAGATCAGAATCTGACGAGTTTTAGGATTGTTATAAATATGAATTTTATAGGATTTTCTTACTGTAACAATTATCACCACAAACAAGAGAGTGAGAGAGCCTTCCTTTATAGAGAAACATTGGTCCTTTTGTAAGATGCAAGTTTCACTCATTGTAAGATTCTCCGGTATACCTAAAGTCTCTTGTGTGTTTTACTCTTCTTGCTTTGATTTACTTGGATCTTGTTATTAGTTTAGTCAATCGATTGCATGATGTCTATgggttgatatatatatatatatatatcaaaatccAATTATATGAGCATTTGAATTGTGTACTTCCCTTCTAATATTATGACAAGTTGCAAGATGTACCAAAGTGGGGTAAAATTAATAGCAGGAATGTTTggagaatatatacatatataggcaAGGCAATGGTCGGTTTTGTGGGCTCATTTGTCATGTGGGTTGTGAAGGACATAAATATAGCAAATCAATCAATACAAGAGCACAAGTTGGAGAGATTTTTGAGAAAGATCATGGGGTTAGATTCTCGTTCTCATGTCCCCGTTACCAACCCATACCCCCAACAATACCAATATCattaattaaggaaaataaatttaaattaaacAGATTAAAGAAGGATtaggaacaaaaagaaaagaaaagaggtcATGTTATGGAcctggataatgcttgagactcccAAAACACCattatttaatgtggagtgttggatgtgaagtggaccctacatgtgtatttttaatcaatggttattttaatgtcacatagatttgggggacttttgaggTCATATTTTGAGAGTCTTTAGCATTGTTCATCCTATTCTTCAATAATAAGGAATTAGTTATGAATCTACTATCCTAATGGTTAAGAGGGAGTGGAGTTGTGTTTTGTTTCGATATCGTGGGTTCGATTCCTATCAAACCAATGAATTTATCAAGTACACATCAAAGGATAGTGATTATGGATTACCATGTAAAAAAATAGAAGCTCTTATTTGCAagatataaaaaatattgtgGGCCAAATAAATTGAGGGGAGTTTTActttttcaaattaaacaaaacaaatgaaatgataGTAGACATTGTTGGTGCATGTACCTATGTTTTGTACATGTTACTATAttaatttcttgttttattAATGGTAATCAAAGTAGGGTCCACCAATTATGAATATTTATCCCTAACTAATTTGACAATTATTGTGTGTTGATCTCTTCTACTTAGTTTAAtgataaaattttataaaattggGCAAAAGGTCAAGAGTTTATGATTCTAAATACTTTTTATGCAATGATGATGTTTTCTTAGTTGAGGAATATCCTCACCCTATTTATAGTATTGTAAGGCAAGATGGTACACCCACCAATTGATTTATAAAATGGTgtttcttatcaaaaaaaaaaaaacttttttatgCAAAGTCGAAGACAAAGTAAttatcaaataaaaattattttatttatttataaaaaaataattatatttatttttattggacTTGTTCTTTGTTCATTGAAAAGATTATTCATATAAAACTTTACATACTATTATGTTTGAGTACTTTTGTAGATATATGTTTGAAACAATTTGAGTGATTATTGACCAAACAACCTTTGATGTTAACATACTACTATTTTCTAActacatattatattatattagattataaaattaaattgaaatttGTCGTTTAGTTGTGGAGATCGGTAGGTAGAAGCTTGTGAATCGTGATGTGACTAATGGTGGGCCGGGTTGGCCATTAAAGTGACTTCTCGTTAGATTAGGCCCGCCACCCATTAACCGTTGATGGGCTCACGTGAATCACTATTTTTAGTAAATAAGTTGTAACTTTTAGAAGAATCGGTATTTCATATGATATCGTAAGAATTTACGcgacatttggttcataattaaatgaatataaatataaagtgGATGTGATGATCAGTATTAGGTAAAAACATGGTTATATTTgatatcaaataaaaaatgagttTGAGTGACAAAAAAAGTGAGTATAAGTgtgaatattttaatttataataaaaatataatattattttataattaaatcCCATTTTACACCCTCCCAAAATCCAATCTAACAAGAAAATTGATGGAATTGATAATTCTCATCGTTATTGACCATCATTAAATCGTTTGTCaattattttcattcatattCTTCAATGAATTCCAACATACTTTTCATTCTCACGACTAACCAAACATAGCGTGAAACTAACGTGGAGTTCCGCGAGCAAAAGTGCTAGGAGGAGGCGATAACGACTCCGTTACAGAAGTAGTACACGTAATTAAAAAGCCAAGGcatctgtttctttctttctttataacGTGAGAGGAAGGAAGGACACCGTGGTCCGCGAGGATGGGCTCCACCATTTTCTTCGCCGTGCTGATGAGATGAGGGCCTAAAGAGAACAAACACGTTTCACATCATCATCAGCCCAACTGTTCGCCTATTTTCCCTCTGATTTCGTGTACTTTCCGGCGATTAGCTCAATCGATCTGCTTCTATTCCAACAGCGTCTGCCATCGTAAAGTAATACTGTATACtcatctgtgtttttttttttttcccttgtaaGTTGCTGTGGTTAATTTAGATTCGAATATGGTCGATTTTGGGGGAAAGAGCCCATCTTTTGAAGTGAGTTGATGTTTATGGAGTTTTTGGTTGATTAGGTGGTTTTTTGGTATGTGGGTTGCTCTGAACTGGAACTATGGATTCGTCGGTGTACTGTTTTTGGACTTTTGGGGAAGGAGTGAGGCTGATCAGTAAAGAGCAATTAAGGTCGTATTCTCAATTTGGGGCTTTGATCTGAAACTCTGATTGGGTTTCGTTTGTTAACTTTGCACTGAATTGATTACTCGTTCTTTGAAGTTTTGATAGCTATTTTATCTCTAAGTTTAAGCCATGGAAACGAGATTTGGAACTGAAGCTTATCGTCTTTATGGTTTGGGTTCTGTGGATTATCCTGTGTCGGGGAAAAGGACCTCTGAATGGGATTTGAATAATTGGAAGTGGGATGGAGATCTTTTGATTGCTACTCCATTGAATCCGGCATCTTCCAATCAAGTTACCCAACAAGTTTCCCCTCATGGGAGGGGAAATTCTTCTAATAGCTCATCAGCATGCTCTGATGAAGTGAATCTGCAAATTGAGAAAGGGAAGAGGGAATTGGAGAAGCGGAGACGAGCTGTTGTTGTTGAAGATGAGAACTTGACCGAGGATGAAACGGGTACCCTTAGCTTGAAGCTTGGTGGGCAGGATTATCCGATTAGCGAAAGGGATAGAGGGAGCTGGGAGGGAATGAGTGGGAAGAAGACTAAGTTGGTTGGGGGTACCACCAGTCGTGCAGTTTGTCAGGTGGAGGACTGTGGGACTGATCTGAGCAAAGCCAAGGATTATCATAGGCGACATAAGGTTTGTGAGATGCATTCCAAGGCCAGCAAGGCACTCGTGGGGAATGTTATGCAGCGATTCTGCCAACAGTGTAGTAGGTCAGTGTTATTTTTGGGTCATTTTAAAATGCCTTTGTTCTTGATACACATTGCCTTTTGAGTTTGGAATGAACCATGGTGCTTTTTGTTAGTAATAGTATCATGAAAGATGAAACACATTTGGGCTGCCAATTTCGTTGCAGACTAATGTGAATCATGGTCGTGGACATGTTGGCTTGTAAAAATTCGAAAGGTTATTGCTCTTTCGTGGAAATTTTTGAAAGCTAATGGTCCCTCATCATGATGTCATGGTTAACTGCTATTAACTCCTTGAAATGTGTATCTGAAAAATAAACTTGTTTTCTTTGGTCATATCTTTTTAAATTTTGGCAGGTTTCATGTCCTTCAGGAGTTTGATGAGGGGAAGAGAAGTTGCCGTAGACGTTTGGCTGGTCATAACAAACGGAGGAGGAAAACAAATCCCGATGCTGTTTCTAATGGAAATACTCTGAATGATGATCAGAATAGTGGCTATCTACTGATAAGTCTCTTAAGGATTCTTTCGAACATGCATTGTAAGCAACTCTATGCACTGTCCAATATAATGATGAGAAGTATTTTACATGTCTTTTTGGCTTTATCATTTGTGTAAccttgttttatttcttaatgTTATAC contains:
- the LOC119983024 gene encoding pto-interacting protein 1-like isoform X1, whose protein sequence is MSCFSCCADDDVHKTADNGGQYMFKNSAGNDGGYHTSEAASKGAQAVKIQPIEVPALPVDELREITDNFGTPALIGEGSYGRVYHGVLKSGQAAAIKKLDASKQPDDEFLAQVSMVSRLKHENFVQLLGYSVEGGSRVLAYEFASNGSLHDILHGKKGVKGAQPGPVLLWAQRVKIAVGAAKGLEYLHEKADSHIVHRDIKSSNVLIFDDDVAKIADFDLSNQAPDMAARLHSTRVLGTFGYHAPEYVMAGQVNAKSDVYSFGVVLLELLTGRKPVDHTLPRGQQSLVTWATPKLSEDKVRQCVDARLNGEYPPKAVAKMAAVAALCLQYEADFRPNMSIVVKALQPLLHTRPGPTVETASS